A genomic region of Arachis stenosperma cultivar V10309 chromosome 9, arast.V10309.gnm1.PFL2, whole genome shotgun sequence contains the following coding sequences:
- the LOC130951440 gene encoding developmentally-regulated G-protein 2 encodes MGIIEKIKEIEAEMARTQKNKATEYHLGQLKAKIAKLRTQLLEPPKGSSGGGEGFEVTKFGHGRVALIGFPSVGKSTLLTMLTGTHSESASYEFTTLTCIPGIIHYNDTKIQLLDLPGIIEGASEGKGRGRQVIAVAKSSDIVLMVLDASKSEGHRQILTRELEAVGLRLNKRPPQIYFKKKKTGGISFNSTLPLTHVDEKLCYQILHEYKIHNAEILFREDATVDDLIDVIEGNRKYMKCIYVYNKIDVVGIDDVDRLARQPNSVVISCNLKLNLDRLLSRMWDEMGLVRVYTKPQGQQPDFSDPVVLSADRGGCSVEDFCNHIHRSLVKDVKYVLVWGISARHYPQHCGLSHILRDEDVVQIVKKKEKEEGGRGRFKSHSNAPARISDREKKAPLKT; translated from the exons ATGGGTATCAttgagaagatcaaagagattGAAGCCGAGATGGCTCGGACTCAGAAAAACAAAGCCACAG AGTATCATCTCGGGCAGCTCAAGGCAAAGATAGCCAAGTTAAGGACACAATTGTTGGAGCCTCCAAAA GGATCTAGTGGAGGAGGAGAGGGATTTGAAGTTACAAAATTTGGCCATGGGCGTGTTGCACTGATTGGATTTCCAAG TGTGGGAAAGTCAACTCTTTTGACAATGTTAACGGGCACACATTCAGAATCTGCATCTTATGAGTTCACAACTCTTACTTGCATTCCTGGCATCATACACTATAATGATACTAAAATCCAGTTGCTTGATCTTCCTGGAATTATCGAGGGTGCTTCTGAAGGCAAGGGACGTGGGAGACAG GTTATTGCTGTTGCTAAGTCTTCCGACATAGTATTGATGGTTCTTGATGCTTCAAAA AGTGAGGGCCATAGGCAAATATTGACTAGGGAGCTTGAAGCTGTGGGCTTGCGGTTGAACAAGAGACCACCTCAG ATAtatttcaaaaagaaaaagactggTGGCATCTCATTTAACAGCACTCTGCCTTTGACTCATGTGGATGAGAAGCTTTGTTATCAGATTCTGCATGAATACAAAATTCACAATGCAGAG ATTCTTTTCCGGGAGGACGCCACAGTCGATGATctcatagatgtcattgaaggAAACCGTAAATACATGAAGTGTATATATGTCTACAACAAGATAGATGTTGTTGGTATTGACGATGTGGACAGACTAGCCCGCCAACCTAATTCTGTTGTCATTAGCTGCAATTTGAAG CTGAACTTAGACAGATTACTTTCAAGGATGTGGGACGAAATGGGTCTGGTTCGAGTTTACACAAAACCCCAAGGGCAGCAGCCTGATTTCTCTGATCCTGTGGTTCTTTCCGCG GATAGAGGTGGCTGCAGTGTAGAAGACTTCTGCAATCACATACATAGAAGTTTGGTGAAGGATGTGAAGTATGTTCTCGTCTGGGGTATAAGTGCAAGGCACTACCCTCAACATTGTGGCCTTAGTCATATTCTTCGTGACGAAGACGTGGTTCAAATCGTTAAGAAAAAG